One Citrobacter amalonaticus genomic window carries:
- the nqrC gene encoding NADH:ubiquinone reductase (Na(+)-transporting) subunit C, with amino-acid sequence MRKGKIIIASMMVLCVLIFLIAIAWFMLFQGEMTEPTAEEKNAAVLQAAGLLKTDSQDKKSRDNLYQRSIIVRTVNLDSGEWVTDKTAAQRCKKLTPEQDPAQIRQRCSLAEVYLVKDKYNKIQQVIIPVSGKGAKSMMHAFLSLGLDGRTVNNLYYYQQRETPFLGARVKDENWRQQWPGKKVADDNGTPALKIVQETSGKHNEYTVDGISGATLTSTGVEKSINYWISEQGYGPFLQRLKQDPEMLYR; translated from the coding sequence TGGTTTATGCTTTTTCAGGGGGAAATGACGGAGCCGACGGCAGAAGAAAAAAATGCCGCTGTTTTACAGGCGGCGGGCTTACTTAAGACGGATTCTCAGGATAAAAAATCGCGAGATAACCTGTATCAGCGTTCGATTATCGTGCGCACAGTAAATCTGGATTCCGGCGAGTGGGTGACGGATAAAACGGCCGCACAGAGATGTAAAAAACTCACTCCAGAGCAGGACCCTGCACAGATTCGTCAGCGCTGTTCGCTGGCGGAAGTTTACCTGGTAAAAGATAAGTATAATAAGATTCAGCAGGTTATCATTCCTGTTTCGGGCAAAGGGGCGAAATCGATGATGCACGCATTTCTCTCTTTGGGACTGGACGGCCGTACGGTGAACAATCTGTATTATTATCAGCAGCGAGAGACGCCATTTCTGGGGGCCAGAGTGAAAGATGAAAACTGGCGTCAACAATGGCCGGGGAAAAAAGTGGCTGATGATAATGGAACGCCGGCGTTGAAAATAGTTCAGGAGACATCAGGGAAGCATAATGAATATACCGTTGATGGTATTTCTGGTGCGACGCTGACGTCAACGGGCGTTGAGAAGAGTATTAACTACTGGATCAGCGAGCAGGGTTATGGCCCATTTTTGCAGCGACTGAAACAAGACCCGGAGATGTTGTATCGCTGA